Proteins encoded together in one Funiculus sociatus GB2-C1 window:
- a CDS encoding GTP cyclohydrolase II, translated as METPKAVSKHKHIVLTSHPGKSGQKPIPINWGESDPIKRGPIIGTVRNANHRNVIGTHSGSYAVYRALAIASGALQANHRADLTNTSPVVHIGPHPSWSDANKIVCLDPFGALVGGGYTTLYEQGHDILPTIAITKAHINMPELQDSIIKGRLQVDGKILKNNGSLVVTKVAIDPVWYLPGIAQRLKINESDLRRILFQQTGGMFPELVTRPDLHVFLPPIGGTTVYLIGEVEAITNPSKLLAVRVHDECNGSDVFGSDICTCRPYLVHGIEVCIQTAQEGGAGVIVYFRKEGRALGEVTKFLVYNARKRQEGGDSAEAYFARTECVAGLQDMRFQELMPDVLHWLGITRINRLVSMSDLKYNAIISSGIEVIERIAIPDDWIPEDARVEIAAKQAAGYYTPGEVPDAVTLAEIKGRGLGD; from the coding sequence ATGGAAACGCCGAAAGCAGTATCTAAGCACAAGCATATTGTTTTGACATCTCATCCGGGTAAATCTGGTCAAAAACCTATTCCCATTAACTGGGGAGAAAGCGATCCAATTAAACGGGGGCCAATAATTGGGACAGTAAGAAACGCAAATCACCGGAATGTAATTGGTACGCATTCTGGATCTTATGCTGTGTATCGGGCCTTAGCGATCGCATCTGGCGCACTCCAGGCAAATCACCGGGCTGATTTGACAAATACCTCGCCAGTTGTCCACATCGGGCCGCATCCCAGTTGGTCGGATGCTAACAAAATTGTTTGTCTCGATCCATTTGGTGCCTTGGTGGGAGGAGGTTACACCACACTTTACGAACAAGGACACGATATTTTACCTACCATTGCCATTACCAAAGCGCATATTAATATGCCAGAATTGCAAGACTCAATAATTAAAGGGCGCTTGCAAGTTGACGGGAAAATCCTGAAAAATAATGGCAGTTTAGTAGTAACTAAAGTAGCAATAGATCCAGTTTGGTATCTGCCAGGAATTGCCCAGCGACTCAAGATTAATGAAAGCGATTTACGGCGGATTCTTTTCCAACAAACGGGTGGAATGTTTCCCGAACTGGTGACGCGCCCAGATTTACACGTCTTCCTACCACCAATTGGCGGAACAACAGTTTATTTAATTGGAGAAGTAGAAGCAATTACCAATCCAAGCAAACTTCTCGCCGTGCGCGTACACGATGAATGCAATGGTTCCGATGTATTTGGTTCCGATATTTGCACCTGTCGCCCTTACCTAGTACACGGCATAGAAGTTTGTATTCAAACAGCACAAGAAGGCGGTGCGGGTGTAATTGTCTACTTCCGAAAAGAAGGACGCGCTTTGGGAGAAGTGACTAAGTTTTTAGTTTATAATGCCCGCAAACGTCAGGAAGGAGGCGATAGCGCCGAGGCATATTTTGCGCGCACAGAATGCGTAGCAGGGTTGCAAGATATGCGCTTTCAAGAATTAATGCCAGATGTCTTGCATTGGTTAGGAATTACTCGAATTAACCGTTTGGTTTCGATGAGTGATCTGAAGTATAACGCCATTATTTCTTCAGGAATTGAGGTAATTGAACGCATCGCCATTCCTGATGATTGGATTCCGGAAGATGCACGAGTGGAAATTGCGGCGAAGCAAGCAGCAGGTTACTATACGCCAGGAGAAGTGCCAGATGCGGTAACTCTTGCGGAAATTAAAGGAAGGGGTTTAGGAGATTAA
- the uraH gene encoding hydroxyisourate hydrolase — protein MAASLTTHVLDTTQGCAASNMAIELWLLEPESGNKKLLKKVCTNANGRTDRPLLSEGELAIGVYELVFAVGDYFAQKSDAIATPPFLDRVPVQFGIADPTAHYHVPLLASPWAYSTYRGS, from the coding sequence ATGGCAGCTAGTCTCACGACTCATGTACTCGATACCACTCAGGGCTGTGCAGCTAGTAATATGGCAATAGAATTATGGTTGCTGGAACCGGAAAGTGGAAATAAAAAATTACTAAAAAAAGTATGTACTAATGCTAATGGACGCACCGATCGACCGCTGCTATCTGAAGGTGAATTAGCAATAGGTGTTTACGAGTTGGTGTTTGCAGTCGGAGACTACTTTGCTCAAAAGTCAGATGCGATCGCTACGCCACCTTTTTTGGATCGCGTCCCGGTACAGTTTGGTATCGCCGATCCAACCGCCCATTACCATGTTCCACTACTCGCGTCGCCTTGGGCTTATAGTACCTATCGTGGCAGCTAA
- a CDS encoding NAD(P)H-quinone oxidoreductase subunit O, translating into MAIKSGDLVRAVREKLENSLESQASDSRFPPYIFETKGEVVQVRGDYALIKFGQMPAPNVWLRMDQLEPFK; encoded by the coding sequence ATGGCAATAAAGAGTGGCGATTTAGTCCGCGCAGTTCGCGAGAAGTTGGAAAACAGTCTGGAATCTCAAGCTAGTGACTCCCGCTTTCCACCCTATATATTTGAAACCAAGGGTGAAGTTGTACAAGTGCGGGGTGACTACGCACTGATAAAGTTTGGTCAGATGCCAGCACCTAACGTCTGGTTGCGTATGGATCAGCTCGAACCGTTCAAGTAA
- the mdh gene encoding malate dehydrogenase: MPFYPFSPTPASHLHRVSIVGGAGKVGSTLAQRIAEKNLADVVLLDVVDGLPKGIALDLMEARGIEAHNCQISGTSDYADTAGSDVVVITAGLARKPGMSRDDLIKTNAQIVVEAAKNAIAYSPDAILIVVTNPLDVMTYLAKQATDLPRDRVMGMAGVLDSARFQTFIAMELGICSVDIQAMVLGGHGDLMVPLPAYSTVRGIPITELMDSTTIERLIHRTRQGGAEIVELMQTGGAYFTPASSTCLMVEAILQNQSRLIPAAAYLQGEYGLQDVFIGVPCRLGRGGIESILELRLSEAERHALHTSAKSVRESIEQAIAMLKR, from the coding sequence ATGCCCTTTTATCCTTTCTCCCCAACTCCTGCGAGCCATTTGCACCGCGTCTCTATCGTCGGCGGTGCTGGCAAAGTTGGGAGTACCCTAGCTCAACGGATTGCCGAAAAAAATCTCGCAGACGTGGTATTGCTAGATGTGGTTGATGGTTTGCCCAAAGGAATTGCCCTGGATTTGATGGAAGCGCGGGGGATAGAAGCTCACAATTGCCAGATTTCGGGTACGAGTGACTATGCGGATACAGCAGGATCTGATGTGGTGGTAATTACCGCAGGTTTAGCGCGCAAACCGGGAATGAGTCGGGATGACTTAATTAAAACTAATGCTCAAATTGTAGTGGAAGCGGCGAAAAATGCGATCGCTTACTCCCCAGACGCTATCTTAATCGTCGTCACCAATCCCCTTGACGTGATGACCTATCTAGCGAAGCAAGCTACAGATTTACCGCGCGATCGCGTTATGGGTATGGCAGGCGTTCTCGATTCCGCCAGATTTCAAACCTTTATCGCAATGGAATTAGGAATTTGCAGTGTCGATATCCAGGCAATGGTACTCGGCGGTCACGGAGATTTGATGGTACCATTGCCTGCTTACTCCACCGTCAGAGGCATTCCAATTACAGAACTGATGGATAGCACCACGATTGAGCGATTGATACACAGAACCCGCCAGGGTGGGGCGGAGATTGTGGAATTGATGCAGACTGGCGGCGCATACTTTACCCCCGCTTCCTCAACCTGCTTAATGGTAGAAGCGATTTTACAAAACCAGTCGCGCCTGATTCCGGCGGCAGCCTATCTTCAGGGCGAATATGGATTGCAAGATGTTTTTATCGGAGTTCCCTGTCGCCTCGGACGTGGCGGTATCGAAAGCATTTTGGAACTCCGTCTGTCTGAAGCTGAACGTCATGCCCTCCATACTTCCGCGAAATCTGTGCGCGAGAGTATTGAGCAAGCGATCGCTATGCTTAAACGGTAG
- a CDS encoding photosystem II protein Y, with amino-acid sequence MDIDLRIAVVLLPVILAASWAAFNILPYALKQIQGFLNR; translated from the coding sequence ATGGATATCGATTTGCGTATAGCAGTGGTTCTACTGCCTGTCATCCTGGCTGCTAGTTGGGCTGCGTTTAACATTCTTCCGTATGCCTTGAAACAAATCCAAGGTTTTCTTAACAGATAG
- a CDS encoding gamma carbonic anhydrase family protein, protein MFPTSSSYWSSPDLSLAAFVAPNAVVMGWVKIASGVSIWYGAVVRADIERIEIGEGTNIQDGAILHGDPGKPTILEDWVTVGHGAVIHSAYIERGCLIGIGAVVLDGVRVGAGSIIGAGCVVTKDVPPLSLMVGVPAKRSRDVSPEEAAELIEHARSYQKLALVHAGKGTDLGFATVY, encoded by the coding sequence ATGTTTCCAACCTCTTCCTCTTATTGGTCTAGTCCGGATCTCTCTTTAGCTGCCTTTGTCGCGCCGAATGCTGTTGTTATGGGTTGGGTAAAGATTGCCTCTGGGGTCAGCATTTGGTACGGGGCAGTTGTGCGGGCGGATATTGAGCGCATTGAAATTGGAGAAGGAACGAATATCCAAGATGGTGCTATTTTACATGGCGATCCGGGCAAACCAACCATTTTGGAAGATTGGGTTACTGTCGGGCATGGCGCTGTGATTCATTCGGCTTATATTGAACGAGGATGTCTGATTGGGATTGGTGCTGTGGTGCTGGATGGTGTGCGGGTGGGTGCTGGTAGTATTATCGGTGCTGGCTGCGTGGTGACTAAAGATGTGCCGCCTTTGTCGCTGATGGTGGGTGTCCCAGCGAAGCGATCGCGCGATGTCTCTCCAGAGGAGGCGGCAGAACTTATCGAACACGCGAGGAGCTATCAGAAGTTAGCCTTAGTTCACGCAGGTAAGGGTACGGATCTGGGATTTGCAACGGTTTACTAA